A single window of Paracoccus albus DNA harbors:
- the hemA gene encoding 5-aminolevulinate synthase translates to MEYDAALDQAIEKLHEEGRYRTFIDIERRNGSFPNAVWTRPDGSEQDITVWCGNDYLGMGQHPVVLTAMHEALDATGAGSGGTRNISGTTVYHKRLEAELADLHLKEAALVFSSAYIANDATLSTLRKLFPGLIIYSDELNHASMIEGIKRFDGAKRIFRHNDLAHLRELLEADDPQAPKLIAFESIYSMDGDFGPIAEICDLADEFNALTYLDEVHAVGMYGPRGGGVAERDGLTQRVDIFNGTLGKAFGVFGGYIAASAKMVDAIRSYAPGFIFTTSLPPAVAAGAAASIAFLKTAEGQELRDKQQLHARILKMRLKGLGMPIIDHGSHIVPVHVGHPVHCKALSDMLLRDFGVYVQPINFPTVPRGTERLRFTPSPVHSPEQIEGLVRAMDALWSQCELNRSVAVA, encoded by the coding sequence CGTTCATTGATATCGAACGCCGCAATGGGTCTTTTCCGAACGCAGTCTGGACGCGCCCGGATGGGTCAGAGCAGGATATCACCGTCTGGTGCGGCAATGATTATCTGGGCATGGGTCAGCACCCGGTCGTTCTGACGGCGATGCACGAAGCACTTGACGCGACCGGTGCAGGCTCTGGCGGGACGCGTAATATTTCGGGCACGACGGTCTATCACAAGCGCCTTGAGGCAGAGCTTGCCGATCTGCACCTGAAGGAAGCGGCGCTTGTGTTCAGCAGCGCCTATATCGCCAATGACGCGACGCTTTCGACGCTGCGCAAGCTGTTCCCTGGCCTGATTATCTATTCGGACGAGCTCAACCATGCCTCGATGATCGAAGGCATCAAGCGCTTTGACGGTGCCAAGCGCATCTTCCGTCACAACGACCTTGCTCATCTGCGCGAGCTGCTGGAGGCTGACGATCCGCAGGCGCCGAAGCTTATTGCTTTCGAATCGATCTATTCGATGGATGGCGATTTCGGCCCGATAGCAGAGATCTGCGACCTCGCCGACGAATTCAACGCGCTGACCTATCTTGATGAGGTTCATGCGGTTGGCATGTATGGTCCGCGCGGCGGCGGCGTTGCGGAACGCGACGGGCTGACACAGCGCGTCGATATTTTCAACGGTACGCTTGGCAAGGCCTTCGGCGTGTTCGGGGGCTATATCGCGGCAAGCGCCAAGATGGTCGATGCGATCCGTTCCTATGCGCCGGGCTTTATCTTCACGACGTCGCTGCCGCCGGCTGTCGCAGCAGGCGCGGCTGCATCAATCGCATTCCTGAAAACAGCCGAAGGGCAGGAGCTGCGCGATAAGCAGCAGCTTCACGCGCGCATTCTGAAAATGCGGCTGAAAGGGTTGGGAATGCCCATCATTGATCACGGCTCGCATATTGTGCCGGTTCATGTCGGGCACCCGGTGCACTGCAAGGCACTGTCCGATATGCTGCTGCGTGATTTCGGGGTGTATGTGCAGCCGATCAACTTTCCAACCGTGCCGCGCGGAACAGAGCGCCTGCGTTTTACACCCTCTCCGGTCCATAGCCCAGAGCAGATAGAGGGTCTTGTGCGCGCAATGGACGCGCTTTGGTCACAATGTGAGCTTAATCGTTCGGTTGCGGTCGCTTAA